From the genome of Ignavibacteriales bacterium, one region includes:
- a CDS encoding T9SS type A sorting domain-containing protein: MYSENLPCSCFHTLVKGFGLSRTYFNEFGGSESILKGCVINGILYGDTTNVVDVDPDPNPIPTKDILEQNYPNPFNPSTKIYFSIPNNANVSLKVYDILGTEVAKLIFNEQKAAGRYEVKFDASRLASGTYIYKLQAGDFIQTKKMMLLK, from the coding sequence ATGTATTCGGAAAATTTACCTTGTAGTTGTTTTCACACATTAGTAAAAGGATTTGGATTATCAAGAACCTATTTTAATGAATTTGGGGGAAGTGAGAGCATACTTAAAGGCTGTGTTATAAATGGTATTCTTTATGGCGACACCACAAATGTTGTGGATGTAGATCCTGATCCAAATCCAATTCCCACTAAAGATATACTTGAACAAAACTATCCAAACCCATTTAACCCAAGTACAAAAATCTATTTTAGCATTCCTAACAATGCTAATGTAAGTTTAAAGGTATATGACATACTTGGGACCGAGGTTGCAAAGCTGATTTTTAATGAACAAAAAGCTGCGGGCAGATATGAAGTAAAATTTGATGCCTCAAGACTGGCAAGCGGAACATATATTTATAAACTCCAAGCTGGAGATTTTATTCAAACAAAGAAAATGATGTTGCTGAAGTAA
- the rlmB gene encoding 23S rRNA (guanosine(2251)-2'-O)-methyltransferase RlmB — MSLIIGRKPVLEALNSDEEVSQVFILFGQEGGIIEAIRVSAKKKGIKVNQVPFEKFRQITQSKIAQGVAASKSEQKYYDLYEIINESKKAAYPLLLILDSIQDTHNVGAILRSADCSGVDGIIITKNNSAPINETVVKTSAGASEHVKITLINNLAQTIDELKKKGFWIVGSYLEGAKDYTKVDYKIPIAVIVGNEEKGIRKLTADKCDHLVRIPMKGKIQSLNVSVATGVLLFEILRQRNI, encoded by the coding sequence GTGAGTCTGATAATTGGAAGAAAACCGGTTTTAGAAGCACTTAATTCTGATGAAGAAGTTTCGCAAGTTTTTATTTTATTCGGGCAGGAAGGCGGAATAATCGAAGCGATTCGAGTTTCTGCTAAGAAAAAAGGAATAAAAGTAAACCAGGTTCCGTTTGAAAAATTCAGACAGATAACACAAAGTAAAATCGCACAAGGTGTTGCGGCATCAAAATCCGAACAAAAATATTATGATCTTTACGAGATTATTAATGAATCAAAAAAAGCTGCCTACCCGCTTCTATTAATATTAGATTCGATACAGGATACACACAATGTTGGTGCAATTTTGCGCAGTGCGGACTGCAGCGGTGTTGACGGTATTATAATTACAAAAAACAATTCGGCTCCGATAAATGAAACAGTTGTTAAAACATCTGCTGGTGCAAGCGAACATGTTAAGATTACACTAATAAATAATCTTGCGCAAACAATCGATGAACTAAAGAAAAAGGGATTCTGGATTGTTGGCTCTTATCTTGAAGGTGCTAAAGATTACACTAAAGTTGATTATAAAATTCCTATTGCTGTAATTGTTGGAAATGAAGAAAAAGGAATTAGAAAACTTACTGCAGATAAATGTGATCATCTTGTCCGCATTCCGATGAAAGGGAAAATCCAATCACTTAATGTTTCTGTTGCAACTGGTGTACTCCTTTTCGAAATACTAAGACAAAGAAATATTTAG
- a CDS encoding histidine--tRNA ligase — MIKAITGTKDILPSDIVKWQYLEKLLRDTFQLFNYKEIRTPIFEETALFARGIGEETDIVSKEMYTFKDRSETSITLRPENTAGVVRSFVEQSLGAQQSLNKLYYIGPMFRQERPQAGRLRQFHQFGAEALGSTSPLLDAEMIQVAYHILKNLGLKNLIVKINSLGIPEVRENYKNVLRDYLKDKKDKLSEESRKRFETNILRIFDSKIEVDQQIMKDAPLLIDYLDEQSKNDFDVVKKYLAKVGILFEIDPALVRGLDYYTKTTFEIVSGSVGSQSALCGGGRYDLLVEELGGKATPGVGFAAGMERILLACENEKALNLQNDSIDVYLIRIDAELDLEVANIASNLRREKFSCDYDYLNRSVKAQMREANKFNAKFVVFVGGDEYKRGELNVKNLSNGEQQLIKIDDLDKLKSLLKS, encoded by the coding sequence ATGATTAAAGCAATAACCGGAACAAAAGATATTTTACCTTCTGATATTGTAAAATGGCAATATCTTGAAAAGCTACTTAGGGATACATTTCAATTATTTAACTATAAAGAAATTCGCACTCCAATATTTGAAGAGACTGCATTGTTTGCTCGCGGAATCGGGGAAGAAACTGATATTGTTAGCAAAGAGATGTACACTTTTAAAGATAGAAGTGAGACAAGTATAACTTTACGTCCGGAAAATACTGCGGGAGTTGTAAGATCATTTGTCGAGCAATCGCTAGGTGCTCAGCAATCTTTAAATAAATTGTATTATATCGGTCCGATGTTCAGACAGGAAAGACCACAAGCTGGAAGACTTAGACAATTTCATCAGTTTGGCGCTGAAGCATTGGGAAGTACGTCACCGTTACTTGATGCTGAAATGATCCAGGTTGCATATCATATCTTAAAAAATCTTGGATTAAAAAATTTAATTGTAAAAATTAATTCGCTTGGAATTCCTGAAGTAAGAGAAAATTATAAAAATGTTTTGCGTGATTATTTAAAAGATAAAAAAGATAAGTTATCAGAAGAGAGCAGAAAAAGATTTGAGACGAACATTTTAAGAATATTCGACAGCAAGATTGAAGTTGATCAGCAGATTATGAAAGATGCACCTTTATTAATCGATTATCTTGACGAACAGAGTAAAAATGATTTTGATGTCGTAAAAAAATATCTTGCTAAAGTTGGAATTTTATTTGAAATTGATCCAGCACTTGTACGCGGATTAGATTATTACACAAAAACTACTTTCGAAATTGTTAGCGGAAGTGTTGGTTCGCAAAGTGCTTTATGCGGCGGCGGAAGATACGACCTACTAGTTGAAGAACTTGGCGGCAAAGCAACTCCCGGCGTGGGTTTTGCAGCAGGAATGGAAAGAATTCTTTTAGCTTGTGAAAATGAAAAAGCATTAAATTTACAAAATGACTCTATTGATGTTTATTTAATAAGAATTGATGCAGAACTTGATCTTGAAGTCGCAAACATCGCCTCAAACTTACGAAGAGAAAAATTTAGCTGTGATTACGATTATTTAAACAGAAGTGTTAAAGCGCAAATGCGAGAAGCAAATAAATTCAATGCAAAGTTCGTTGTTTTTGTTGGCGGTGATGAATACAAACGCGGCGAATTAAATGTTAAAAATCTTTCTAATGGTGAACAACAATTAATTAAAATTGATGACCTTGATAAACTAAAATCATTACTTAAAAGTTAA
- a CDS encoding PTS sugar transporter subunit IIA, giving the protein MKVSELLKPEFIISDLQGESKEEIINELIDLFKNDPRVEDIEKVRSAVLDREKVMSTGVGKGFAIPHGKTNAVKEIIGAFGKIKDGIDYDALDGNPVRLIFLLVGKDNLISTHIKLLSRISRLMNKDDFRHRLLEANNADEIVKLFGEEEEHFLEL; this is encoded by the coding sequence ATGAAAGTAAGTGAACTATTAAAACCAGAATTTATTATTTCTGATTTACAGGGTGAATCAAAAGAAGAGATTATTAATGAGCTGATTGATCTGTTTAAAAATGATCCCCGTGTAGAAGATATTGAAAAAGTAAGATCCGCTGTACTTGATCGTGAAAAAGTTATGTCAACAGGAGTTGGAAAAGGATTTGCGATTCCACATGGCAAAACAAATGCTGTTAAGGAAATAATTGGTGCTTTTGGAAAAATTAAAGATGGAATTGATTATGATGCACTTGATGGTAATCCTGTTCGACTAATTTTTCTGCTTGTTGGCAAGGATAATTTGATAAGCACGCACATAAAATTATTAAGCAGAATCTCACGCTTGATGAATAAAGATGATTTTAGACATAGGCTACTGGAAGCCAATAATGCCGATGAAATTGTTAAGCTATTCGGTGAAGAAGAAGAACACTTTTTAGAATTATAG
- a CDS encoding tetratricopeptide repeat protein yields the protein MVDKDKIELAVEYFNKAYQLHMIGNIKEAIDAYKKSIDYYPTPKAHTFLGWAFSLNGKFEEAIDECKIAIDLDPNFGNPYNDIGSYLINLEQFDEAIYWLEKAIEAPDYEPRHFPYYNLGRIYEKRGDWYSALNSYAESLKQNPNYELAKNAFVRLTAMMN from the coding sequence ATGGTCGATAAAGATAAAATAGAATTAGCTGTTGAGTATTTTAATAAAGCCTATCAGCTTCATATGATTGGCAATATTAAAGAGGCGATTGATGCTTACAAAAAATCAATTGATTACTATCCTACGCCTAAAGCGCATACTTTTTTAGGATGGGCATTCAGTCTAAATGGCAAGTTTGAAGAGGCAATTGACGAATGTAAAATAGCAATCGATCTAGATCCAAATTTTGGAAATCCATACAATGATATTGGATCTTATCTTATAAACCTCGAACAATTTGATGAAGCAATATATTGGTTAGAAAAAGCTATTGAAGCACCGGATTATGAGCCGCGTCATTTTCCATATTACAATCTTGGGAGAATTTATGAAAAACGCGGCGATTGGTATTCGGCGCTTAATTCTTATGCAGAATCTTTGAAGCAAAATCCAAATTATGAGCTTGCAAAGAATGCTTTCGTTCGATTAACAGCAATGATGAACTAA
- the folE gene encoding GTP cyclohydrolase I FolE: MKEGPVRLAEFENDDNNHFLSSIETPIRSDAFEIDDELKIELIEKKFKEIMEVLGLDLTDDSLKDTPKRVAKMYVKETFSGLNPKNKPSVTLFDNKYKFTEMLVEKHISVYSYCEHHFVPIIGKAHVAYFSSGKVVGLSKINRTVQYFAKRPQVQERLTVQIANELKDMLKTEDVAVVIEADHLCVASRGVQDVNSSTISSSYHGKFLNHHVREEFLRYVYDGKR, encoded by the coding sequence ATGAAAGAAGGTCCGGTAAGATTAGCGGAATTTGAAAATGATGATAACAATCATTTTTTAAGTTCGATTGAGACTCCAATTCGTAGTGATGCTTTTGAAATAGATGATGAATTAAAGATTGAGTTAATTGAGAAAAAGTTTAAAGAAATTATGGAAGTTCTTGGACTAGATTTGACAGATGATAGTTTGAAAGACACACCAAAAAGAGTTGCAAAGATGTACGTTAAAGAAACTTTCAGCGGATTAAATCCCAAAAATAAACCAAGCGTTACATTATTTGATAACAAATATAAATTCACAGAAATGTTGGTTGAAAAACATATTTCTGTTTACTCTTACTGCGAACACCACTTTGTTCCGATAATTGGCAAAGCACATGTTGCATATTTTTCCAGCGGTAAAGTTGTTGGCTTATCAAAGATAAATAGAACCGTCCAGTACTTCGCTAAACGTCCGCAAGTGCAGGAAAGATTAACTGTTCAAATTGCTAACGAATTGAAGGATATGCTTAAAACTGAAGATGTTGCTGTAGTAATAGAAGCTGATCATTTATGTGTTGCCTCACGCGGTGTGCAGGATGTTAACAGTTCAACAATTTCCTCTAGTTATCACGGTAAATTTTTAAATCACCATGTACGCGAAGAATTTTTAAGATATGTTTATGACGGGAAAAGATAA
- a CDS encoding YHS domain-containing protein, protein MVSKDPWNKVCPVKGNEVEADSPTVEYNGKVYAFCCPGCDTKFAKNPEIYAKNLSEDGKKFVGRK, encoded by the coding sequence ATGGTTTCTAAAGATCCATGGAATAAAGTCTGTCCCGTAAAAGGAAATGAAGTTGAAGCAGATTCTCCAACAGTTGAGTACAATGGAAAAGTCTACGCATTCTGTTGCCCCGGTTGCGATACAAAATTTGCAAAGAATCCTGAAATTTATGCAAAGAATTTAAGTGAAGATGGAAAGAAGTTTGTTGGTAGGAAATAG
- a CDS encoding TonB-dependent receptor, which translates to MKLIIYSLFILLFSFAGIAQNLKGIVYELDDKNEKVPLIGTNVFWEGTQIGTTTNLDGVFNLMKIKSDHLHLIISYIGYKQDTLEIPIDQDSIEIVLAVNRELKEVVVTGTSLSKFIDQFDAKNTEVITSKELLKAACCNLSESFTTNASVDVQFQDAVTGAKQIQLLGLPGLYNQMLFENIPTLKGIGGTFGLGYIPGPWMTSISVSKGAASVVNGYESITGQINLEYKKPDDLERYYFNAFQSSHYKTEFNANAATHLNENLSTMILAHADFNLKTIDDNNDSFRDQPNVKQFNFINRWKYQSFKGYESQLGVQFLNEERRGGQVSDFSSNNSTTPYNINIDTKRYEVFAKNGYVFDDEAYSSIGLILNAQWHDQNSLLGLRRYNGNQKSFYANLLFETKSADDIHSVTMGGSFAYDNYRESFDGLNYTRNESRPGVFAEYTFAPSNIVSIVPGIRFDFHNLYGTFFTPRLHVKYNIDENTILRASAGKGFRSVNLFAENLNYLASSREFIIVNIPSYEEAWNYGLNLTRYISINDRELRVTAEFYRTDFLKQTLVDVDSDIRQVRFYDLNGKSYSNNYQIELAYQPIDRFDVSAAFRYTDVKSNYGNELLIKPLSSKYKGLLTLSYAAKENSWVFDSSFLLNGDGRIPSTKQNPVQYQRQETFPAYLIVNAQITKKIDIVDLYLGVENLTNYKQSNPIIASNDPFGNYFDASMIWGPIDGAKFYFGLRLSVL; encoded by the coding sequence ATGAAATTAATTATTTATTCTCTTTTTATTCTTCTTTTCTCCTTTGCGGGAATTGCACAGAATTTAAAGGGAATTGTTTATGAACTTGATGATAAAAATGAAAAGGTTCCTCTAATCGGGACAAATGTTTTTTGGGAAGGAACACAAATTGGCACAACAACAAATTTAGATGGTGTTTTTAATTTAATGAAAATTAAATCCGATCACCTGCATCTTATTATAAGCTATATTGGGTACAAACAGGATACTCTGGAAATTCCAATTGATCAAGACAGTATAGAAATAGTGTTAGCTGTAAACAGAGAACTCAAAGAAGTTGTAGTAACCGGCACATCACTTTCAAAATTTATTGATCAATTTGATGCAAAGAATACTGAGGTGATAACATCAAAAGAACTACTGAAGGCAGCTTGTTGTAATCTTTCAGAAAGTTTTACAACTAACGCATCTGTTGATGTGCAATTTCAGGATGCGGTGACAGGTGCAAAACAAATTCAATTACTGGGTTTACCAGGATTGTATAATCAAATGTTGTTTGAAAATATTCCAACTTTAAAAGGCATTGGTGGAACATTTGGGCTGGGTTATATCCCTGGTCCGTGGATGACTTCAATCAGTGTTTCCAAGGGTGCAGCTTCGGTTGTTAATGGATATGAATCTATTACAGGGCAAATAAATCTTGAGTACAAAAAACCTGATGATCTTGAGCGATATTATTTTAATGCTTTTCAAAGTTCACATTATAAAACTGAGTTTAACGCAAACGCAGCTACTCATTTAAATGAAAACTTAAGCACTATGATTCTTGCCCACGCTGATTTTAATCTAAAAACTATTGATGATAATAATGATTCATTCAGAGATCAGCCAAATGTTAAACAGTTTAATTTTATAAATAGATGGAAGTATCAATCATTTAAAGGATATGAATCTCAATTGGGTGTGCAGTTTTTAAATGAAGAACGCAGAGGCGGACAGGTTTCTGATTTTAGTTCAAATAATTCTACAACTCCATACAACATAAATATCGATACTAAAAGATATGAAGTGTTTGCAAAAAATGGTTACGTATTTGATGATGAAGCTTACTCAAGTATCGGATTAATTTTAAATGCTCAATGGCACGATCAAAATTCATTGTTGGGATTAAGACGATACAATGGAAACCAAAAATCTTTTTATGCTAATTTACTTTTTGAAACTAAAAGTGCTGATGATATTCATTCAGTTACTATGGGCGGAAGTTTTGCTTACGATAATTATAGAGAATCATTTGATGGATTAAATTATACTCGAAATGAATCTCGACCGGGAGTTTTTGCGGAATATACTTTTGCACCATCAAATATAGTTTCTATTGTTCCGGGAATCAGATTTGATTTCCACAATCTTTATGGAACTTTCTTTACTCCAAGATTGCACGTAAAATATAATATAGACGAGAACACAATTCTAAGAGCTTCTGCCGGAAAAGGATTTAGATCAGTAAATCTTTTTGCGGAAAATTTAAATTATCTGGCAAGTTCACGTGAGTTTATTATCGTTAATATTCCATCATACGAAGAAGCTTGGAATTATGGATTGAATCTTACGAGATATATTTCTATTAATGATCGTGAATTAAGAGTTACTGCAGAATTTTACAGAACTGATTTTCTAAAGCAAACTTTGGTTGATGTTGATTCTGATATTAGACAAGTAAGATTTTATGATTTAAATGGAAAATCTTATTCCAATAATTATCAGATCGAACTAGCTTATCAGCCAATTGATAGATTTGATGTTTCTGCTGCTTTCAGATACACTGATGTAAAATCAAATTACGGAAATGAACTTTTAATTAAACCGTTATCAAGTAAATACAAAGGTTTACTAACTTTATCATATGCAGCAAAAGAAAATAGTTGGGTGTTTGATTCATCGTTTTTATTAAATGGTGATGGAAGAATTCCAAGTACAAAGCAAAATCCTGTTCAGTATCAAAGACAAGAAACGTTTCCCGCTTACTTAATTGTAAATGCTCAGATAACAAAAAAGATTGATATTGTGGATTTATATCTTGGAGTAGAAAATTTAACTAACTATAAGCAATCAAATCCTATCATTGCATCAAATGACCCTTTTGGAAATTATTTTGATGCATCAATGATTTGGGGTCCTATAGATGGAGCTAAATTTTATTTTGGATTAAGATTAAGTGTTCTTTAA